From Rhododendron vialii isolate Sample 1 chromosome 10a, ASM3025357v1, the proteins below share one genomic window:
- the LOC131302271 gene encoding microtubule-destabilizing protein 60 yields the protein MLQDRLNSRRFNETLSLSLSLSLSLSLSLTLSPVMDSTGKNAGAVTPLKNPQANRSKTSEKIPKDSENTNPNITSPSSRLSKSPAIKSAKKTQKSAAKNPNHPSPRNKIRERKFVVAKRNSKKEKENSSTVLCKCKDKGFGTSHKCLCVAYDSLRASQEEFFKNRGSAIADYGVEENNSVSQTLEVPNRYGEVEEEMNSVSQTLEIPNRYGEIEEEMNSVSQTLEIANGYEGKSEEFDDLGMNGLNESDPNEDTQPGEMGSSKMKRTRDKLLEEARQSVPEAGFGKVMHLVKAFEKLLTIPKEPDQSDERESEDDDKKKVLKWALPGLQPRAPETRSSSSSFCPSDFFVTSESLGLDARVSSSLDSNHGSFTISSRTSGGGRRSRRKSSESSGNFGGSRWKKRQLKATSQMPFKLRTEQRGRSKEEEFVKKIQQMMMEEEKQRIPIAQGLPWTTDEPECLVKPPVKEITRPIDLVLHSDVRAVERAEFDQQITEKMSLIEQFQEERERQQKLAEEEEIKRLRKELVPRAQPMPYFDRPFIPRRSEKHPTIPRDPRFHIPQHKKIKCCLSSWNDMYDELQH from the exons ATGCTTCAAGATCGTCTCAACTCACGAAGATTCAacgaaaccctctctctctctctctctctctctctctctctctctctctctctaaccctttCCCCGGTGATGGATTCAACCGGCAAGAACGCCGGAGCAGTGACCCCGCTGAAAAACCCACAAGCCAATCGATCAAAAACATCAGAGAAAATCCCAAAAGATTCTGAGAATACCAACCCTAATATCACAAGCCCTAGTTCAAGATTATCGAAATCACCCGCGATTAAATCTGCTAAGAAGACGCAGAAGTCAGCCGCCAAAAACCCTAACCACCCCTCCCCGCGGAACAAGATCCGCGAAAGGAAGTTCGTGGTGGCGAAAAGGAATtccaagaaagagaaagagaattcTTCGACGGTCCTATGTAAGTGTAAAGACAAGGGTTTTGGTACTTCGCACAAGTGTCTATGTGTTGCTTATGACAGCCTAAGGGCTTCTCAAGAAGAGTTTTTCAAGAATCGTGGCAGTGCTATAGCTGACTATGGTGTTGAGGAAAATAACTCGGTGAGTCAAACCCTTGAAGTTCCAAATCGGTATGGAGAAGTAGAGGAGGAGATGAACTCAGTGAGTCAAACCCTTGAAATTCCAAATCGGTATGGAGAAATAGAGGAAGAGATGAACTCGGTGAGTCAAACCCTTGAAATTGCAAATGGGTATGAAGGGAAATCAGAGGAATTTGATGATTTGGGGATGAATGGATTAAATGAGAGTGACCCGAATGAGGATACACAACCGGGCGAAATGGGTAGTTCTAAAATGAAGAGGACgagggacaagttgttggaagaAGCAAGGCAGAGTGTGCCTGAAGCTGGGTTTGGGAAAGTGATGCATTTGGTCAAGGCATTTGAGAAGCTTCTTACCATACCAAAGGAGCCTGATCAGAGTGATGAGAGGGAATCAGAGGATGATGataagaagaaggtattgaagTGGGCATTACCAGGGCTGCAACCGAGGGCGCCTGAGACACGGAGCTCTTCATCTTCGTTCTGTCCATCAGACTTTTTTGTGACATCGGAGAGTTTAGGTTTGGATGCACGTGTTTCGTCTTCTTTAGATAGTAACCATGGAAG CTTCACTATTTCAAGCAGGACCTCTGGTGGTGGTCGTAGAAGCCGACGAAAA AGCTCTGAATCATCTGGGAACTTTGGCGGAAGTCGTTGGAAGAAGAGGCAGCTCAAAGCAACTTCCCAAATGCCCTTCAAGCTTCGAACAGAG CAAAGAGGAAGGTCAAAGGAGGAAGAATTCGTCAAGAAAATACAACAAATGATGATGGAGGAGGAGAAGCAACGTATACCAATTGCACAAGGTCTCCCATGGACAACAGACGAGCCAGAG TGTTTGGTAAAACCTCCCGTCAAAGAAATTACAAGGCCAATTGATTTGGTGCTGCATAGCGATGTCAGGGCTGTGGAGCGTGCTGAGTTTGATCAACAG ATTACGGAGAAGATGAGCCTTATTGAGCAGTTCCAGGAGGAAAGGGAAAGACAGCAGAAG TTAGCAGAAGAAGAGGAAATCAAGAGACTAAGAAAGGAGCTCGTTCCAAGAGCTCAACCCATGCCCTATTTTGACAGGCCTTTCATTCCTAGAAG ATCAGAGAAGCATCCGACCATACCCAGAGATCCAAGGTTCCATATACCACAGCATAAGAAGATCAAGTGTTGCCTGTCTTCTTGGAATGATATGTATGATGAACTCCAACATTGA
- the LOC131302773 gene encoding uncharacterized protein LOC131302773, which yields MNEETASYKVCAQLKVTTWAGLGRAKVSGFRREALLPKAQQSFGVRIDPRERASISGHGDYEKCEGRVAARVRQGLLGHLKRSGKMELPHWTDIVKTGTFKELAPYDPDWYYIRAASMARKIYLRQGLGVGSFQRIYGERKRNGSLHLISAKAVGLLLVTSFNNCKRMGEESHQVANVILIKLQGGLWLPLDRHISYLCRTCFH from the exons ATGAATGAAGAGACGGCGTCGTATAAGGTTTGTGCGCAACTGAAGGTGACAACTTGGGCCGGGCTGGGCCGGGCAAAAGTTTCGGGTTTTAGGAGAGAGGCTTTGCTTCCCAAAGCCCAACAATCTTTTGGAGTTCGGATCGACCCACGG GAACGAGCTTCCATATCCGGCCATGGCGACTACGAAAAGTGTGAAGGACGTGTCGCCGCACGAGTTCGTCAAGGCTTACTCGGCCATCTCAAGCGATCGGGCAAG ATGGAGCTACCTCACTGGACTGACATAGTGAAGACTGGTACATTCAAGGAGCTTGCTCCGTATGACCCAGATTGGTATTATATCAGAgctg CTTCTATGGCAAGGAAGATATACCTGAGGCAGGGTCTTGGTGTTGGTTCATTCCAGAGGATTTATGGCGAACGTAAGAGGAATGGAAGCCTCCATCTCATTTCTGCAAAAGCAGTGGGGCTGTTGCTCGTCACATCCTTCAACAATTGCAAAAGGA TGGGAGAAGAATCACATCAAGTGGCCAACGTGATCTTGATCAAGTTGCAGGGCGGATTGTGGTTGCCTCTTGATCGTCATATCAGTTATCTCTGCAGAACCTGTTTTCATTAA